From a single Vicia villosa cultivar HV-30 ecotype Madison, WI unplaced genomic scaffold, Vvil1.0 ctg.002417F_1_1, whole genome shotgun sequence genomic region:
- the LOC131638785 gene encoding subtilisin-like protease Glyma18g48580 — protein MYSCVGVWQHGRVKIIANDQGNHTTPSYVAFTDSERLVGDAAKNQVAMNPTNTVFDAKRLIGRRISDSSVQRDMKLWPFKITSGPGEKPMIRVTYKGEEKVFAAEEIFEVKAFVDEEAKEEDGSDTDLHRFKDNEKYGGISLESVWWKARIGEDSIIANLDSGIWPEHVSFSGISYGLVPPKWRGNEACEIDHCITFSNATPFCNRKLIGARIFSKNYEARYGNLNPANLTAHDFIDHGTHILSTAASNFSPDETIFGNGTAKGGFPRARVKSYKVCWSKTDVAGCHEADILEAFAHALNDDIYVISTSLGVSNVKALFTYGISIGAFHVVAKNGVIVVCSVGNDGPVSSTIMNVAPWSFTVSASTIDREFVSQISIGSKQYIMGASLSKGLPSGPTYIIYPLLKFVLQRISIRSNTYNISTFEVCVAKNQ, from the coding sequence ATGTACTCATGCGTCGGAGTCTGGCAGCACGGTAGAGTCAAAATCATTGCCAACGATCAAGGAAACCATACGACGCCGTCTTATGTTGCCTTTACAGATAGTGAAAGGTTAGTCGGTGATGCCGCCAAGAATCAGGTCGCAATGAACCCTACCAACACTGTCTTCGATGCGAAGAGGTTGATTGGAAGGAGAATCAGTGATTCTTCTGTTCAGAGAGATATGAAGTTGTGGCCTTTTAAGATTACTTCTGGTCCTGGTGAGAAGCCTATGATTAGAGTTACCTACAAGGGTGAGGAAAAGGTGTTTGCTGCTGAGGAGATTTTTGAAGTTAAGGCTTTTGTTGATGAAGAAGCCAAAGAGGAAGATGGCAGTGACACTGATCTACATCGTTTCAAAGATAATGAAAAATATGGAGGAATTTCTCTTGAATCTGTTTGGTGGAAAGCAAGAATTGGTGAAGATTCTATCATTGCTAATTTAGATTCAGGCATTTGGCCAGAACATGTGAGCTTTAGCGGTATCAGCTATGGTCTAGTGCCACCAAAATGGCGTGGGAATGAGGCATGTGAGATTGACCATTGTATAACTTTTTCAAATGCAACACCATTCTGCAACAGAAAGCTAATTGGAGCAAGAATATTCAGCAAAAACTACGAAGCACGATATGGAAATCTCAACCCTGCAAACCTCACAGCACATGACTTCATTGACCATGGAACACATATCTTATCAACAGCTGCAAGTAACTTTTCACCAGACGAAACAATCTTCGGCAATGGCACTGCAAAAGGTGGTTTTCCTAGAGCACGTGTAAAATCTTACAAAGTATGTTGGTCAAAAACTGATGTAGCTGGATGTCATGAAGCTGATATTCTAGAAGCGTTTGCTCATGCTTTAAATGACGATATTTATGTGATTTCAACTTCGTTGGGTGTTTCTAATGTTAAAGCTTTGTTTACATATGGGATTTCGATTGGGGCATTTCATGTTGTTGCAAAGAATGGTGTTATTGTTGTTTGTTCTGTGGGGAATGATGGACCTGTTTCTAGCACTATTATGAATGTTGCTCCTTGGTCTTTTACTGTGTCTGCTAGTACAATTGATAGGGAGTTTGTTAGCCAGATTAGTATTGGTAGCAAACAATACATTATGGGCGCTAGTCTTAGTAAAGGCTTACCATCAGGTCCAACATATATAATATATCCACTTTTGAAGTTTGTGTTGCAAAGAATCAGTATCAGGTCCAACACATATAATATATCCACTTTTGAAGTTTGTGTTGCAAAGAATCAGTGA
- the LOC131638786 gene encoding EPIDERMAL PATTERNING FACTOR-like protein 6, with the protein MLMNKTQSYSVTFFLLSVIFSFTIASSITSKEVRRPLITKYETDIQHIEKSEEKFMSNTKSNEYKSLLPRKIFIEIGSQPPNCEGGCDNCTPCNPTLVAVPPQQIPESKPEIWKCQCGETIYDPPKK; encoded by the exons ATGTTAATGAACAAAACCCAGTCTTATTCTGTTACATTTTTCTTGCTGTCAGTAATCTTCAGTTTTACTATTGCCTCATCCATTACATCTAAAG aAGTTAGGCGTCCTTTGATTACCAAATATGAGACAGATATTCAG CATATTGAAAAATCCGAGGAGAAGTTTATGTCTAATACAAAATCAAATGAATATAAGAGTTTGTTGCCAAGAAAGATTTTCATTGAAATTGGGTCGCAACCTCCAAACTGCGAAGGCGGTTGTGACAATTGTACTCCTTGCAATCCTACCCTTGTGGCAGTGCCACCACAACAGATACCAGAATCCAAACCGGAAATATGGAAATGTCAATGCGGTGAAACGATATATGATCCacccaaaaaataa